Proteins encoded together in one Maricaulis maris window:
- a CDS encoding efflux RND transporter permease subunit, protein MSTLFYRYSRLTALAVILLVAAGFGALLSLGRQEDPSLTERFGLVVTAFPGASAERVEALVTEPLENAIHELAEINQTSSNSRSGVSVIQLQIREDLNETQVDQAWTQIREQVESVRPRLPQGVIAPDVRRQYLGAATMIVSLTWGDSGEENLAILSRLATDLESQLRNMSGTEETAVYGEVEEEIRILADPDTLAALGLTMADLARLTASADSKSPAGELRAGGVDLNVEIAGEFDGLDRIRAIALGEGPDGEFIRVGDVADVEKGARSPVEALATTHGQRAVFVAAYLQPELRVDTWSASADAVVAAFAASVPGVEVETIFRQADYVDSRLSGLARDLGYSALIVFAVLFLMMGWRAALIVGSALPLTVLAVLILTRLYGEPLHQMSVTGLVVALGLLIDNAIVVVDEYRLMRARGAAPVDALDKALRHLFAPLLASTLTTVFAFAPIALMPGAAGEFISMIGISVIFAVVSSFILAMTVVGAFAAWFDDPSITDGPRRFWRQGIGAGPLAGFYPAVLDAITRRPWTGLVGGIVLPIAGFAAASTLPMQFFPPTERDMFQLSLELPSSTSIAETRRQTERASALIESYEGVDRVSWVIGESAPRTYYNVVGNTSGVSSYAAGFVRTVSPEATARILPDLQRRVMSEFPDARLLTLPFEQGPPIPAPIELVLVGPELSELNRLGNEIRAVLAQTPTITHTLALLEMGEPVARIMADEASAELAGIRLDDLANRLRGELDGVVGGSVLEGVEELPVRVIARDSRRSSLSSVSASPLAAPGRDILSSPMAALGEVVLAPQVARIPHEDGRRVNTIYGYLDPYTLPAPALEHFFGALDAAGIILPPGYELQVAGEAAERGSAMAGLFGTAVPLLVLMIGSVVLAFNSFRYAGVIFIVAFLSVGLAMFGVWAFGTPLGFNAIVGSMGLMGLSINGAIVVLSALRANPAAVALEAGAVQATVMDATRHIISTTLTTIGGFIPLILSGDSFWLPFAAAMVGGVAGSALLALIFAPAAFTLMARLAARKRRLAGMLQQGGEGRSSAGLSGRPQHA, encoded by the coding sequence ATGAGCACGCTCTTCTATCGCTACTCACGCCTGACGGCGCTGGCCGTCATCCTTCTGGTCGCCGCGGGTTTCGGGGCGCTCCTGTCGCTGGGTCGCCAGGAGGATCCATCCCTGACCGAACGGTTCGGTCTTGTGGTCACAGCTTTCCCGGGCGCCTCTGCGGAGCGGGTGGAAGCACTGGTCACCGAGCCGCTGGAAAACGCCATCCACGAACTGGCCGAGATCAACCAGACCAGTTCCAATTCGCGGTCGGGTGTGTCGGTGATCCAGTTGCAGATCCGCGAGGACCTCAACGAAACCCAGGTCGACCAGGCCTGGACCCAGATCCGGGAACAGGTTGAAAGCGTCCGCCCGCGCCTGCCGCAGGGCGTGATCGCGCCGGATGTGCGGCGTCAGTATCTCGGCGCGGCAACCATGATTGTTTCGCTGACCTGGGGTGATAGCGGCGAGGAAAACCTCGCCATTCTCTCACGGCTGGCGACTGACCTTGAATCCCAGCTACGCAATATGAGCGGTACGGAGGAGACCGCGGTTTACGGCGAGGTCGAGGAGGAGATCCGGATCCTGGCCGATCCGGATACGCTCGCGGCGCTCGGTCTGACCATGGCGGACCTGGCAAGGCTCACGGCGAGTGCGGACTCGAAGTCGCCGGCAGGAGAGCTGCGCGCGGGAGGCGTTGATCTCAATGTCGAGATCGCCGGCGAGTTTGACGGGCTGGACCGGATCCGGGCGATCGCGCTGGGGGAGGGGCCTGATGGCGAATTCATTCGTGTCGGCGATGTCGCCGACGTCGAGAAAGGCGCACGTTCGCCGGTCGAAGCCCTGGCGACGACCCATGGTCAGCGTGCGGTCTTTGTCGCGGCCTACCTGCAGCCCGAATTGCGCGTGGATACCTGGTCGGCTTCGGCCGATGCGGTCGTCGCCGCGTTTGCGGCGTCGGTTCCCGGGGTAGAGGTCGAGACCATCTTCCGGCAGGCCGACTATGTCGACAGCCGCCTGAGCGGACTGGCGCGCGATCTGGGCTACTCGGCGCTGATCGTGTTCGCGGTTCTTTTCCTGATGATGGGCTGGCGCGCCGCGTTGATCGTCGGCTCGGCCTTGCCGCTGACTGTTCTGGCCGTGTTGATCCTGACGCGTCTCTATGGCGAGCCCCTGCACCAGATGTCAGTGACCGGGCTTGTTGTTGCGCTCGGTCTGTTGATCGACAACGCCATCGTGGTCGTAGACGAATACCGCTTGATGCGGGCCCGCGGCGCGGCGCCGGTCGATGCACTCGACAAGGCCCTGCGGCACCTCTTTGCGCCGCTGCTGGCGTCGACACTGACAACCGTCTTCGCGTTCGCGCCGATCGCCCTGATGCCGGGCGCCGCGGGCGAGTTTATCTCGATGATTGGGATTTCGGTGATCTTTGCGGTTGTTTCCTCCTTCATCCTGGCGATGACCGTGGTCGGTGCGTTCGCAGCCTGGTTCGATGATCCGTCGATCACCGATGGTCCCCGCCGCTTCTGGCGTCAGGGTATCGGTGCCGGACCGTTGGCCGGTTTCTATCCTGCCGTGCTTGACGCGATCACCCGCAGGCCATGGACGGGACTTGTCGGCGGGATCGTGCTGCCGATTGCCGGCTTCGCGGCCGCGTCGACCTTGCCGATGCAATTCTTTCCGCCAACCGAACGCGACATGTTCCAGCTCTCGCTGGAATTGCCGTCTTCGACCTCGATTGCGGAAACCCGACGGCAGACGGAGCGGGCCTCGGCGTTGATCGAGTCCTATGAGGGTGTTGATCGTGTCTCCTGGGTCATCGGCGAAAGCGCGCCGCGTACGTATTACAACGTGGTCGGCAATACGAGCGGCGTCTCGAGTTATGCCGCCGGCTTTGTCCGGACGGTGTCGCCCGAGGCAACCGCCCGTATCCTGCCGGACCTGCAACGCCGCGTGATGTCGGAATTTCCCGACGCCCGCCTGCTGACCCTGCCCTTCGAGCAGGGACCGCCCATCCCGGCCCCGATCGAGCTGGTCCTCGTCGGGCCGGAGCTGTCCGAGCTCAACCGGCTGGGCAATGAAATCCGCGCCGTCCTGGCGCAGACCCCGACGATCACGCACACGCTCGCCCTGCTGGAAATGGGGGAGCCTGTGGCCCGGATCATGGCCGATGAAGCCTCTGCGGAACTCGCCGGAATTCGTCTCGATGACCTCGCCAACCGGTTGCGTGGCGAATTGGACGGCGTTGTGGGCGGAAGCGTGCTGGAAGGCGTTGAGGAATTGCCGGTTCGGGTCATTGCCCGTGACTCCCGGCGGTCCAGCCTTTCATCCGTTTCCGCCTCTCCTCTTGCGGCTCCGGGTCGGGACATCCTGTCCTCGCCGATGGCGGCGCTGGGGGAGGTGGTCCTGGCGCCTCAAGTCGCGCGGATCCCGCATGAGGACGGTCGCCGCGTCAACACGATCTATGGCTATCTCGATCCCTACACGCTTCCGGCGCCGGCGCTGGAGCATTTCTTTGGTGCACTCGATGCAGCCGGCATCATCCTGCCGCCGGGCTATGAACTGCAGGTGGCCGGTGAGGCGGCCGAGCGCGGCAGTGCGATGGCCGGTCTGTTCGGGACCGCCGTGCCGCTGCTGGTCCTGATGATCGGGTCGGTCGTGCTTGCCTTCAATTCCTTCCGCTATGCCGGGGTCATCTTCATCGTCGCCTTCCTGTCGGTCGGTCTGGCAATGTTCGGCGTCTGGGCCTTCGGGACACCGCTTGGCTTCAACGCCATTGTCGGCTCGATGGGGTTGATGGGGCTGTCGATCAATGGTGCGATCGTGGTCTTGTCGGCGCTGCGGGCCAATCCGGCTGCCGTTGCGCTGGAGGCGGGTGCGGTCCAGGCCACCGTCATGGACGCGACCCGGCATATCATCTCGACCACGCTGACCACGATCGGTGGTTTCATCCCGCTCATCCTGTCGGGTGACAGTTTCTGGCTGCCCTTTGCGGCGGCGATGGTAGGCGGCGTCGCGGGCTCGGCCCTGCTGGCCCTGATCTTCGCGCCTGCCGCTTTCACGCTGATGGCGCGCCTCGCGGCAAGGAAGCGACGTCTGGCCGGGATGCTGCAACAGGGCGGTGAGGGACGATCGTCGGCAGGCTTGTCCGGTCGCCCCCAACACGCCTAG